From the Candida dubliniensis CD36 chromosome 2, complete sequence genome, the window tttattcaatcatttatttatttcgTCTACGAAATTATTTccttcaattaaatcattattttattacgttaatattattgacaTTAGAAATTTTATGGGTTATTTtatatatcattattagattaatttatttgatttataataCTGTTAATGATTctaaaattaatgattatCGGTATAATACTCATGGGATTTTACGAACTTTTATAattcataatcaattttggaaatttgACCATaacagtaataataataataataatagtaataatagtaataatttaGTAATgaattctatttttaaaCATGGTCCTAATATATTTTTAGATATTCAAgatgatttaataattcctaatttgattaatgatGGTAAAGATATAATTATTCCTGTGGgtaatgatattgatattgacattgatgatgacgataaTGAATCTTCATTAGcttcaaatatttcaaattcaacaagaattaaaacTAAATCTAATTTCACTAAATGGGCTAGACATGGTCAATTTGCTCCTTCCGcacctcctcctcctcctcctttatcatcatcagctTCGGtaaattctttaaataaattgaaatcaaaaattaaaccaaaaaataatcaatattaaatgTTCCTAACCCGAACAACTTTTATTACCttgtataataataataataataataataaatgctTAATTTTGTATAGATTAGCTAGACTAATATATATTACAAAACATCATTAGTATATATAACACTTGCTTTTGGTGGTTCGATAAACCATTTTTTGTTGTACTACAATCTTCAAATATACAAAGTTCCATATGCCTATTATTGTCTTCACTTAATACTATATAATCAGAAACAGAGAAAgacaataacaaattacacaaaaaaataatgaaaaactaccaccaccagtaCTACTactcatcttcatcatcatcacctcCTTCTAATGCAGCAAAAATATTAGATTGACTAGGTTCAGATCTTTTGGATGTATCTCTTTGAAGGTCAGAATTCTGAAGAGTCGATGTTGAAGGACTACGACTAGATCCAACTCTTTGAGTTATAAATGAAGGAGATTTCTTCATAAAAGGTCCATTCGatgattgattattattattattattgttgatgttgttgttgttgttgttattgttattattccAATTTGAACCACCTCTTGAAGAATTAGATCTACTATCACCTCCCAATTGATGTTGTttcctctttttttcattcttggctctttcttcttccatttttttaatttcagcATCACGAtgaatttcttcaatagtTTTAGGTCCAGCATCACCTTTAACACTTATCCATTTAGCTTGTCTTAAATCTTGTAAATCCATTAACataaatttaattcttgatgGTAATTTAACTCCTTCTAgaactttttcaatataatcGAAAACAATTTTAAGCATAgttcttgttctttcaTTAGAATCAAGTTTTGGTCCCACAgtttgaattaattgagtCAAATTTTCTAAACTATCATCTGATGGATCAATAGtatttttggtttgatCTTTCAAACAAACATATATAACATGATCATTCAacatattcaaattatataaatgaCCAATAAATTTGACTAACCCAAGACCTCTTCTTTTGGCAGCAGCCATGGCATAATATTCATCAGACATCATTTCTGGTTCTAATGGTGAACCATCAGGATTAGTTGGTAATTTATCAGTCCAACCTTTTTCATATTCTTTTTGACAGGTAGCTAATAAAAGTCTTCTTGCAAGTACACCTCCTGATGCATGAGTTCCATCTTTCAATGTAATACTTTCATCAGTAATATCATTAGAAACACTAGTACACATTTTGGCACATAATTTAGCATACATTTCCGACCAATGAGGTTCATCACATGCTTTGGCAAAtgttaatgaaattatttgttttatagTGGCAGCATCTTTTTCATGTTTCGATTGATTTGTAAGAccaataatttcatcacTAATTGATGTAAACATTTCTAATGTTAACTTGttcaataatgatttagtCTTCTTCTCAACATCTTCAGGTTCTAATAAAATAGTACCATCTTCAGCAACTTTaacttctttcttttgcaTTCTTGATTTAGGAACCCATCTATTGGCAGATTTTTCCAATGGTTTGACTTCTTCAACGGGTTTAACTTCGCCCTGTTTATTTGCATCTTCTTCTCCTCCTGGTCCaactcctcctcctcctcctctttCACGCATCTCAGATCTATCTCCTCTGCCTCCACCTCTTTTCGAAGGCGTACCTTTTCTTGTAGATTTATCTCTTGTCGATGCACCTCTACCTCCTCTCTTGGATCCACTTCTTGAATTCTGTCTACCCCCATCAAATGGAACACCACCTTTGCCACCAGGCCCATTAAATCTGGCAGGCAATCCTCCAGTGAATTTATTTGGTAAGCCACCACGTGATGAACCATCTCTAGTAGAACCGGAACGTTTCATTGCATTTGGATGGATATCCAATGATTCCAAATGTGCTTTGAAAGTTGGATCAATGGTATAGGAAATAACGTCTctgaattgaattaaaaattgtGGGTCATATCTGTATTTTTTTCCAGCAATTTGCTTGGAATCATCAACACCTTGGATGTTTTCAGGGTATTTTGTAGCAAGAATGTCATCAATTGGAGTTACAATCTTTAATCTTTCTAAAAATTGGGATATAGTGAAATCAGGAACACTAGCAGGAGCTGTAGCTGGCTCGGTTTCAGTTTCAGAAACAGTAGTCACTTCTTCATCTCTATTGTCCACTATCGATTCATTATCTCCTTCAACAGTCACAGTTGCTGATTGAGTTTCATTTGGTTGTTCAACTTTATCATTCAGTTCCACTGGGTTTTCTTCTACTTTTGGTTCATCAGAAGGTGTGGTGTCATTAGTTTCAGAAGTTAATACCTCCTTAGTTTCTTCATTAGTTGGAAGTTCCTTTTTGGTTTCCACAGGAGTTTCACTAACCTCTGGTTGAGGATTTTCAACAGTATCTTTAAGAGATTCTTGAGGAGGAATAACAGCTGGTTGGTCCACACTTGCAGATGGCTCCTTTGCAACTGGAACTTCTTCACCTTCTTTTTTAGCTTCAGTGGCAGATTCTTCCTTCCCTTTAGAAGCAGCGGcagctgctgctgctgctcTTTCTCTAATCTTTCTCTTAAATTCCTCAGCAGCAGACAGACCTGTAGATTTGCTTTCTGTTGCAGTGGTTGAACTAGGGGGTGTACTATCTTTATCACTTGAAACTGTGGTGGCCTTGGCTGGTTGAGGAGATGCGACAGGAGTAGAGGATGCtgttttccttttcttctCATCCAAATCAACTGGTTTACCATCTTTAGTAGTTAATCTTATTTTGGGAGTTGGAGGTGTTGAGATTTGTTGTGGTTGGGAAGTTGGTGCAGCTGGTGAAGCAACCTGACCTGGAAACTGTTGACCTGGAGTTCCTGGAATTGCACCATATTGAAGTGGAACACCAGAAACATACAATGGTTGATAACCACCCATATAATAACCGTACATTTGAGGAGCTGCAGCGGCAGCAGCATTGTAAGGATAGTTCACATATTGCTGTTGTGGTTGCTGTTGgttatgatgatggtgattCATTTTCTGGTTATTGTATTGCttcttgttattgttatatctttgattgttgttctGATTGGCATTGTTATTGTAGTTATTCTGTCTTCCACCGCTGCCAGTGTAGTTTTTATTATACTGGTTTTTGTGATAATAATTGGGGTTATTGAAGTTGCTATTATAATTAAGATTATTACCATATCCTTGATAATTGGCATTATAATTTTGGCCAGAATAGCCACCACCAGATTGTGGGACATTTTGATTTCCATGTTGTTTGTCAGTAGATACTGAAGATTGATCAACAGAATTGGCATTATTACCAACTGGAGCCGATGACGATCCATCGGTGGATGATGGGACAGCACCAGGTGTTGATTTGGAATCACCAGTCGAGGACTGATTCAAGGTAGTATTATCAGACATtctaaaaatgatgatttgtCTTGATAATAACTAATAATTGGTGAGTAAGTTACCTATTGTTActtcttgaaaaaaaaagaatggaaaaagatcaattaaaaataaaaacttAGCACAGTCAAAAtagatgattttttttttttttccaaacaagaaaaatttttttttttttttttgattttgtcgCTGAATGTCGTTTGTGTATTAGTATGGCTAGGCGTGTATagtgtggtggtggtggtgtttgTGGTGGATTGATGCGTGCGTGTGTGCGTGTGCGTCTAAactaagaaaaagaaatctatGCTAAGAAAATGTCGCATCTCTGTTTTGCAATGGATGTATGACCTAGGTCACTGTCCTGCTGGTCTATATGCTGTTAAATCTGTACTGAACTTATACTACTATAGATCTATTTTACAAGTGAAAAAGATAACGCCAAATACCATATTTGTCGATCCATTGAGTCCCTTATCCCTacaatcaataattcattacAAACAATCGTATCAATCCTTTCACGTGACGAGAATTTGTGTAAACAAGTCCACCTCGCTTCAAATTACTGTCGCATATAACTATGATAGCCAATATAACCCATTAGTCCTACCACGATGGAAATAAACAGATAGATCACAAATGATTCTTTGAAACTTTCGACTTGGAAGCAACTAATGATGATTGCACTTGATTTGTCAGGATCTTCTTCATTCAGGGCACATAAATTTTTGTCCTTGCTTAAACAATATTCCTCTGTACATAGTTTGCATTTATCTATGGGGTTGATGATTGTTTTTATGTTGCACTCACATTTACAATACAATTGGTAGGAAGACACTATTGGTAATATTAATGTGTATAGTAAAGTAATGATAagttgtttattattaagcTTCATAGTAGTTGTCAAGTATCTTATCAAATTTCTGGTGTTATAGAGACGTGGTGGTAAAAAGCTCGTggtatgtgtgtgtgtgtgatTGGTTTTTCTGGCCTCTCTCTATTATTCTCTCACTCGAATTTCACACACGAcccgaaaaaaaaaaaaaaaaaggtcaGAACTTCAATCTCAAAAAGTGGCAAACtcaaaaaattctttcctttttccCAATCACGAGTACAAGATCTAAtcattcatcatcatcaagaAATGACtacttcaattgataaaccTTACGTTCATGAAGGTGGTATAAGACCATATtttgaacaacaaatacaagATACGGAAATAAGAATACAGCAAACCACACAGAACTTGCGTCGTTTGGAAGCCCAACGtaacaaattgaataacAAAGTGAGACAATTAAAGGATGAATTAAGATTGTTGCAAGAACCTGGATCATATGTAGGAGAAGTTGTTAAAGTTATGGGTTTGAAAAAAGTCTTGGTTAAAATTCATCCTGAAGGTAAATTCATTGTGAATGTTACAAAAGATATCGATGTCAAGAAATTGACCCCATCAATAAGAGTGTGTTTGAAAGCAGATTCTCACGATTTGTACAAAATATTACccaataaaattgatcCTTTGGTCTCATTGATGATGGTTGAAAAAGTCCCTGACTCAACATACGATATGGTTGGTGGGTTAgataaacaaatcaaagaaatcaaagaaGTTATTGAATTGCCTGTCAAGCATCCAGAATTGTTTGAGAGTTTGGGTATAGCTCAACCTAAGGGTGTTATATTGTATGGTCCACCAGGTACAGGTAAGACCTTGTTGGCAAGAGCCGTTGCCCACCACACCGAATGTAAATTCATTCGTGTTTCCGGTTCAGAATTGGTACAAAAGTATATTGGTGAAGGGTCTCGTATGGTTAGGGAATTGTTCGTGATGGCAAGAGAACATGCGCCATCGATTATTTTTAtggatgaaattgattctaTTGGGTCATCACGTGTTGAAGGCTCATCGGGTGGTGATTCTGAAGTGCAAAGAACAATGTTGGAATTGTTAAACCAATTGGATGGGTTTGAGAGTTCAAAAGACATCAAGATCATTATGGCCACTAATCGTTTAGATATTTTGGACCCAGCGTTATTGAGACCAGGTAGAATTGATAGAAAGATTGAATTTCCTGCTCCAACCGTTGCTGCTAGAACAGATATTTTGAAGATTCATTCCAGATCTATGAATTTGACAAGAGGTATTAATTTGCGTAAAATCGCTGAAAAAATGAATGGGTGTAGTGGTGCTGATGTGAAAGGGGTTTGTACTGAAGCTGGTATGTATGCATtaagagaaagaagaattcATGTAACTCAagaagattttgaattggCAGTTGCAAAGGTTATGTCCAAGAATGACGATGGTGCTGTCTCCTTACAGAAATTATTCAAGTAAGTGCATTGTGTATGTGTATATGGGAATGAGAGACATTCAGTAATAACTAATATTGATGTGGCAATTCTCTATTAATCTAACCTGTAAGATTATATCGAtgtattgatattgttcGTGGCAATATAGATGCTGCGAAGATGGAAAGAGAGTTggcaaaaaaacaaaaaaataaaataaaatgcGAACACGTACGATCAACTAAATTTTTCTATACCGTTCCATTTCCAAtctcatttttttttttttttcctactttcttttctttctttgttttgctAGTTGCTTACTACTGTTAATGCTTTAGTCGACTGTTTTGATATTAACTGTTTACTATACCGCATGAGATTTCCATTATCTAGTCTATTAGTGGGCGCAGCCTTCTTGTCATTGACAACATGTTCTAGCAATGATTTTGATCAAAAAGTTTTACAACTTGACAAGTTATTTTCCGAGCAAGGTCCGACAATGAATGTTCTACAAGCATATGAAGAAATAATTCGAACGGCAAAATCTTCGTCCAATACGAATTCACTCCCTAAGTTATTATTCAAGAAAGCTATAATTGAgatcaatttgaataaagagATTCAAGCCATAGCTGATTTGAAATGGGTATTACAGCTAGATCCAGCAATGGGTCCAGCCAAGGATAAAATTGTACAATTATTGATGGCAAGAGGAGAATTCgattcaattcaacaataCCTAATTAACGACAATGACAAGGATATTTACGATACAATTGAGAAAATCAACCAAGGTATTAACACTAGTAAAGAATTAATGGAAAAACACGAATATCAACAATGTGCAGATATtttgaatgaaattatGTCATTGAGTCCAAcaaattatgaaattaCTGAATTATACTATAATTTGGCCCTAAACTCTTATAGAGAGAATCCCGATtctcaattgaaatatttagGTGAAATGCTACCGGCCAATAAAGTGATTATACAAACTGCAAAAAGtttgattgatattaatCCCATGAAAAGTTTAAATTACTTTAATGTATTATCGCAGTTTTTATTATACACAGAAGTCCAATTTGAGAATTCCAATAGAATCATAAAGAATTGTTTGAGAATAGACAATGAATATACATCGTGTGGTAAGTTGTCGAAATTCTATGTCAAATTTCAGAATTTTctcaaattattagaagattattcaataattgaagGTCATTATTATACCAACACTGAAAATAACGTGAAGTTAGATGATGAAGGATTAATTAATCCAGTTATagattatcaatttgttatAAACTTCTTGTTTGTGGATGATTTGCAAGTATCAAAATTAGATAAGCGTAAACTACCATCAAGTATAAAGAATAACTTTGATTACTTACAATATCAAACTCAGAAGTTTGGAGACGATTTGGGATTTGTAACATCTCCAAAGACATTGTTCTTGCGGgatttaaacaaattgatatgTGAGGCATATTCCTTGACTGGCAACTCAAAGAAGGCAAAGCAGTTTTGTGATAGTTTTGAAGACTCTGATAACTTGTTTTTGCCAAAGCATATTCCAGAAATAGACAAATATTTACTGAAAAAGAAGTATTCCCAGGCAgaagaattgttgaataagtttaataataatgtaaaGCAAACAAAGTTGTTTACTGATAGATGGGCCAAAGTGGAGGAATATCATATGAAACTTAATCAACaaagacaacaacaatattttcaacaacaacaacaacaacagcagcaacaacaacagcaacgTCAACGTCAACAGCAATATAGAGCACCACCGCATCAACCACGAAAAAAGCCTGCTAATGATTACTATAAAGTTTTGGATGTGCCACGTGATGCTGATGAAAAGTCTATTAAGAAAGGGTATAGAACCCAAACATTAAAGTATCACCCAGATAAATATAAGGGAGATGATTTGACTCCTGAGCAGATTGAGAAAAAAATGCAAGCTATTAACCAAGCATATGAAGTGTTGAGCGATCCTGAATTACGTGAACGATATGATAGAGGTGATGATCCAAATGATCCAATGGGTCAGAGCCATCCACAGTGGCAACAACAAGGTGGTGGCGGTGGACAACCCAATTTCAACTTtaattttggtggtggtggtggtggcaaccaattctttcaacaattctttGGTGGTCAAGGgtttaaatttaatggACAAGGCAATCCATTCGGTAATTCACATCATAAAGTgaaaattacaaaaaacaagaaaaagaataaaaccaaaaggcagtaaaaaaaataatacttgATAGAgttttttattataatgTTATAGATATAAATTGGTTTACATGATCCAACACTAATCGTTCTTTTGTAGACAGTATAAGTTAcagaaactaaaaaaaaaaaaaaaaaaaaagaaaacattgatactttttattatttgtctAAACGTATTTAttgtatttattttatagtGTTTTACATGATTAATTTAGAGCCTCTGTAGATGAACTCATTTGGTTTTGCTGAGTTTGATGCACTGGCAActtctttctttggttCTCTTTTTGGGAATCCTTCGAATGATTTGGCATAAACTGCTACTGAATGAGCAATCAATTTAGTATTAATTACCCAAGCTTCATAATCAGGATTATCCAAATTATCACacaattgatgataacAAGGATCAAACCATTCACCGACTTTACCaccaaatttttcttgGCCTTTAGCATCTTTGATGCCTTCAGCCCCAGTAGCAATACCACCACCTGGAAttccattttcaataaaccCAACATAATCAGATCTACCATCGAATGGGGTTAAGGTGTAGTTTAATCCATGAGAAGTGTACCaatcaatatataaatCTTTCAAGTTTCCTGAACCATTAGGATGATCTTTGTTATTAGCATCATACACTTGATATTCATAATTTGGAGAAGCCATCATATCATAATCCATGAAAAGTCTGAGTTTAGAGTTTTCTTCCGCTGATAAATGTTCGGCATAATAAGTTGATCCCAATAaaccttcttcttcagctGCCCACCAAGCAAATCTAACGGCATTATTCAACTTGAATTTAGTCAAATGTTTGGCAACTTCTAATAAGGAGATGGTACCAGAtccatcatcattaatacCAGGACCTTCAGCAACAGAATCTGAATGAGCACCCAAGGAAACAATATTGTCATGGTCACCAAAAACTGAATCAGCAATGACATTCAAtgttttaatatatttaacATAGGAATCAACATACAAAGTAGTTTCAAATGCATGTTTTGGGTCTTTAGACAATTTGTCAATATATTCTTGCACATCTTTCTTGGCAACTGAAACTGTGGCAACTTCTTTACCAGTTGGATTACCTAATGTACCACGTAATggttcatcatcataaatAATTGCACCCAAAGCACCAGCAATACCGGcatttcttgatttatcaCCAAAGGCACATTCACCACGTTTGATTAAAACAATGTTGCCCTTGGCAAATTCTGGGAAATTGTCAAGTTTACAtccaaattcattaatcaaaaccaaattaCCATGAGCTGGTTTCCCATCAGCGGTAGGTGGGGTCAAACTGAATGGTGCTAATGATTTTGGTTCTACTCCATCAAttaacaaagaaaatgatttaactTTCCCATCAAGAGCTTTGAAACTTTGAGTTTTGACAGTATAATAAccttttaattttttaatttccgATAAGATATAACCAATAGTACCCCAATGACCTGGTGAACCAATAACTCTAGTTGGATGATCATATTGACCAATTGAACGTTGagcaatttcaaataaatctttAGCACGAGAACGCAACCCtgtttcattaattaaacttTGTAAAGTTTCAGTATCAATTTCTGGTAATGCATTATAAACAGTTTCATCAATAACAccatcaataattaaatttttgtCATCATTGttaatcaattgttcaGAAATATCATCCATGATAATCTCTTGGGTTAATTCCTCACCCAAGTTGAACCAATTCT encodes:
- a CDS encoding eIF-4F p150 homologue, putative (Similar to S. cerevisiae TIF4631), with translation MSDNTTLNQSSTGDSKSTPGAVPSSTDGSSSAPVGNNANSVDQSSVSTDKQHGNQNVPQSGGGYSGQNYNANYQGYGNNLNYNSNFNNPNYYHKNQYNKNYTGSGGRQNNYNNNANQNNNQRYNNNKKQYNNQKMNHHHHNQQQPQQQYVNYPYNAAAAAAPQMYGYYMGGYQPLYVSGVPLQYGAIPGTPGQQFPGQVASPAAPTSQPQQISTPPTPKIRLTTKDGKPVDLDEKKRKTASSTPVASPQPAKATTVSSDKDSTPPSSTTATESKSTGSSAAEEFKRKIRERAAAAAAAASKGKEESATEAKKEGEEVPVAKEPSASVDQPAVIPPQESLKDTVENPQPEVSETPVETKKELPTNEETKEVLTSETNDTTPSDEPKVEENPVESNDKVEQPNETQSATVTVEGDNESIVDNRDEEVTTVSETETEPATAPASVPDFTISQFLERLKIVTPIDDILATKYPENIQGVDDSKQIAGKKYRYDPQFLIQFRDVISYTIDPTFKAHLESLDIHPNAMKRSGSTRDGSSRGGLPNKFTGGLPARFNGPGGKGGVPFDGGRQNSRSGSKRGGRGASTRDKSTRKGTPSKRGGGRGDRSEMRERGGGGGVGPGGEEDANKQGEVKPVEEVKPLEKSANRWVPKSRMQKKEVKVAEDGTILLEPEDVEKKTKSLLNKLTLEMFTSISDEIIGLTNQSKHEKDAATIKQIISLTFAKACDEPHWSEMYAKLCAKMCTSVSNDITDESITLKDGTHASGGVLARRLLLATCQKEYEKGWTDKLPTNPDGSPLEPEMMSDEYYAMAAAKRRGLGLVKFIGHLYNLNMLNDHVIYVCLKDQTKNTIDPSDDSLENLTQLIQTVGPKLDSNERTRTMLKIVFDYIEKVLEGVKLPSRIKFMLMDLQDLRQAKWISVKGDAGPKTIEEIHRDAEIKKMEEERAKNEKKRKQHQLGGDSRSNSSRGGSNWNNNNNNNNNNINNNNNNNQSSNGPFMKKSPSFITQRVGSSRSPSTSTLQNSDLQRDTSKRSEPSQSNIFAALEGGDDDEDE
- a CDS encoding 26S protease regulatory subunit, putative (Similar to S. cerevisiae RPT6); this encodes MCVCVIGFSGLSLLFSHSNFTHDPKKKKKKVRTSISKSGKLKKFFPFSQSRVQDLIIHHHQEMTTSIDKPYVHEGGIRPYFEQQIQDTEIRIQQTTQNLRRLEAQRNKLNNKVRQLKDELRLLQEPGSYVGEVVKVMGLKKVLVKIHPEGKFIVNVTKDIDVKKLTPSIRVCLKADSHDLYKILPNKIDPLVSLMMVEKVPDSTYDMVGGLDKQIKEIKEVIELPVKHPELFESLGIAQPKGVILYGPPGTGKTLLARAVAHHTECKFIRVSGSELVQKYIGEGSRMVRELFVMAREHAPSIIFMDEIDSIGSSRVEGSSGGDSEVQRTMLELLNQLDGFESSKDIKIIMATNRLDILDPALLRPGRIDRKIEFPAPTVAARTDILKIHSRSMNLTRGINLRKIAEKMNGCSGADVKGVCTEAGMYALRERRIHVTQEDFELAVAKVMSKNDDGAVSLQKLFK
- a CDS encoding dnaJ-like chaperone, putative (Similar to S. cerevisiae JEM1) — translated: MRFPLSSLLVGAAFLSLTTCSSNDFDQKVLQLDKLFSEQGPTMNVLQAYEEIIRTAKSSSNTNSLPKLLFKKAIIEINLNKEIQAIADLKWVLQLDPAMGPAKDKIVQLLMARGEFDSIQQYLINDNDKDIYDTIEKINQGINTSKELMEKHEYQQCADILNEIMSLSPTNYEITELYYNLALNSYRENPDSQLKYLGEMLPANKVIIQTAKSLIDINPMKSLNYFNVLSQFLLYTEVQFENSNRIIKNCLRIDNEYTSCGKLSKFYVKFQNFLKLLEDYSIIEGHYYTNTENNVKLDDEGLINPVIDYQFVINFLFVDDLQVSKLDKRKLPSSIKNNFDYLQYQTQKFGDDLGFVTSPKTLFLRDLNKLICEAYSLTGNSKKAKQFCDSFEDSDNLFLPKHIPEIDKYLSKKKYSQAEELLNKFNNNVKQTKLFTDRWAKVEEYHMKLNQQRQQQYFQQQQQQQQQQQQQRQRQQQYRAPPHQPRKKPANDYYKVLDVPRDADEKSIKKGYRTQTLKYHPDKYKGDDLTPEQIEKKMQAINQAYEVLSDPELRERYDRGDDPNDPMGQSHPQWQQQGGGGGQPNFNFNFGGGGGGNQFFQQFFGGQGFKFNGQGNPFGNSHHKVKITKNKKKNKTKRQ
- a CDS encoding aminopeptidase y precursor, putative (Similar to S. cerevisiae APE3) gives rise to the protein MKFLTLTTSLSLIVSINALPTSFGFWKNWFNLGEELTQEIIMDDISEQLINNDDKNLIIDGVIDETVYNALPEIDTETLQSLINETGLRSRAKDLFEIAQRSIGQYDHPTRVIGSPGHWGTIGYILSEIKKLKGYYTVKTQSFKALDGKVKSFSLLIDGVEPKSLAPFSLTPPTADGKPAHGNLVLINEFGCKLDNFPEFAKGNIVLIKRGECAFGDKSRNAGIAGALGAIIYDDEPLRGTLGNPTGKEVATVSVAKKDVQEYIDKLSKDPKHAFETTLYVDSYVKYIKTLNVIADSVFGDHDNIVSLGAHSDSVAEGPGINDDGSGTISLLEVAKHLTKFKLNNAVRFAWWAAEEEGLLGSTYYAEHLSAEENSKLRLFMDYDMMASPNYEYQVYDANNKDHPNGSGNLKDLYIDWYTSHGLNYTLTPFDGRSDYVGFIENGIPGGGIATGAEGIKDAKGQEKFGGKVGEWFDPCYHQLCDNLDNPDYEAWVINTKLIAHSVAVYAKSFEGFPKREPKKEVASASNSAKPNEFIYRGSKLIM